The Vidua chalybeata isolate OUT-0048 chromosome 24, bVidCha1 merged haplotype, whole genome shotgun sequence genome includes a window with the following:
- the IGFN1 gene encoding immunoglobulin-like and fibronectin type III domain-containing protein 1, producing the protein MSSHQTVKIFKKSSVPGVVITQFVNDVPEGCSTPDFEKKPLSLTLQEGKNAIFRAVVKGVPAPEVKWSRTRKGMDEPAKYEMSFNSATNEFILQIKSLVLDDSDLYRCCAVNAYGEASCSAGLRIIQVGFKRKAKYVPVHAADELKKTLLDSKKLLRKRVAAPKPKPLDKEAVWQLLLHADRRDYEKICLKYGIVDFRGMLRKLQEMRKDTESEQDKLIHSLKNFEHIKVDKEGNATFSLEMELKNSNSNVYLLKDGERLRYGTGDEYRKHCLRRVGRRYYFTVNDVQPEDAGVYQVRVEDVPVFSTELDAQAIPARFRQPLSDVRCAEAGDAEFQCVLCMPCHQPLWLHKSHPLQASDKHQISVTPDGLTHKLIVRNVGPSDSGLYTLDAGQGSSSAWLLVEYAKGKRRQDEGEKIGRETSEWLKETMADNERARKLRRQEQAAAEDRPSFSTSSGVEKSGWYRTGQGSSQGRGQGHSIDSDDGSQRFLGKEGLRKTHVNGEMGSGQFSGAGLDGDSAANDGSIFGLKGFGGRSGLKAVHGMDSVSGRAGPGGAVGGAGEWNSVDGRGEGLLGAANIDMDDGEGLGSQHDKDGNLGDASYRVGFGGAGRFSGGSFVPDGLDPDSAGVGARGMSSHHGKDGHATVGDMNGAGINREGQTGTPYGKDGLTPHASGQLGQTGRSGSLYGPGGLPGGDGATSGTGGNSIGEMEALYGPGGQALGLAGGAGGAGAGGFGSPYGKDGLPAGGGFGGVGAGGLGAPYGKDGLPIGTGAGGAGGAGEHGYLYGKDGLPAGAGGAGAGFGEALYGPDGRPLGAGVVGAGSASGRGIGAPYGKDGLPAGAGAGVGGAGGVGGSHGKDGLPVGVGAGRAGGEGGAGVPYGKDGLPIGAGVDGGVGAGGLGSPYGKDGLPAGAGFGVGGAGRPGAPYGKDGLPAGAGAGGAGGFGEALYDGRPLGAGVGAGGGGSGAGGFGSPYGKDGLPAGAGGAGLGGLGETLYGPDGRPLGAGIGGSGGTGGLGSPYGKEGLPAGAGGAGAGESGEALYGPDGRPLGAGVVGAGSASGRGIGAPYGKDGVPAGAGAGVGGAGGVGGSHGKDGLPVGVGAGRAGGEGGAGVPYGKDGLPIGAGVDGGVGAGGLGSPYGKDGLPAGAGFGVGGAGRPGAPYGKDGLPAGADAGVSGAGGVGGSYGMDGVPVGAGAGGAGAGAFGSPYGKDGLPAGAGVSGAGEALYGPDGQPLGTGVGGADSVSARGTGAPYGRNGVPAGAGVGDAGGVGGPYRKDGVPVGAGVGGAEGVEGPYGKDGLPAGAGTGVGGAVGVGGPYGKDGVPVGAGVGGAGGVGGPYGKDGLPAGAGAGVGGAVGVGGPYGKDGVPVGAGVGGAGGVGGPYGKDGVPAGAGAGVGGAGGVGGPYGKDGVPAGAGVGGAGGVGGPYGKDGLPAGAGAGVGGAVGVGGPYGKDGLLAGAVAGAAHFSLGGEEAMGSGHGTDAALSRALGYAGGAGGEGFSREGSALWGAGSPYCEDRGSAVATAGAGGVGRLGGDEWDSVHGKGGVGAAGGPGGEYGLDAHLGRSSRGETGKGTASDVRGPGNKGSAGDRGSLPGPGGARGEGRDFRQLGSLYGTNSAFGEAGSKSHDRSVDGSSSGGFGQGPLSYGQMSGPFGGPPSANQRNQEPDVDLKANDSLNTESTAQKRRSVLDDLKVPRCYLNKQLATVRVLKGDPAELSCTVSKDNVTGTWFKDGLKLTSMDGVVFEKKGLVHKLIINKAEDIHAGKYRFEGGDVKTEASIFVEDPPQVDKVLLKNLTSVPTVAKAGEGVKLRIPFKGRGPIRAAWLKDRMELGDDTRIRVDKTDTCTMLSISSCDRRDCGDYKVRLKNDSGVLEINLKLMVIDKPQPPAGPIKIVESSANNITIQWKPPKDDGGKPIQRYLVERQQVGRNDWETLGETPRSCTSFTMSKVEEEMSYYFRVRAMNAEGVSDALESGEVKAAGKASPGAPDPPEIISASRDTITISWKAPCKTGTSQIMGYIVQKRKKGTVTWLPVTNVPVKDKKLKVTSLKKGVQYEFRVAAVNAAGTGQPSDPSEPAFARDPTKSPGQVQDLKVSSSDSTSVTLTWNKPEVQDGNDVKGYEVEMRPCNSLSWTKCFTLPAESTSCRVQGLQAREKLFLRVRALGDGGPGEASELEACAGAAAALVSPRLLIDDTVKSFLVIKAGNPIRVKIPFEGSPEPLVTWLKDGLPLPSRAAVSTEDGSSQLLLRAAELSDSGTYTVELGDGLGKRETFSFQVQITDIPQPPGAIQLEENVPNTVTVTWVPSASEQWEKNLYYTVLKRESQKGLWHVLGDLIYNNKFTFTRVVPGRDYYFRVVAKNDLGASDPSETVQPWRIWKKKAEFRVKAQKYRAVNQNQHPRFLVPLKSHVVVTGSECHMSCAVGGHPPPKITWYKDSRDLSRDPNYFCTNDFGVCSLVVLGVTKHDEGEYMVEASNEVGRAFSKAFLAIKDSSL; encoded by the exons ATCAAGAGCCTGGTTCTGGATGACAGTGATTTGTATCGCTGCTGTGCTGTTAATGCCTATGGAGAggcctcctgctctgctggcctcAGGATCATCCAAG TTGGCTTTAAGAGGAAGGCAAAATATGTTCCTGTTCATGCTGCTGATG AGCTCAAGAAGACACTCCTGGACTCCAAGAAGCTGCTGAGGAAGAG GGTTGCAGCACCAAAACCGAAGCCCCTGGACAAAGAAGCTGTGTGGCAGCTGTTGCTGCATGCAGATAGGAGAGATTATGAGAAAATCTGTTTGAAATATGGAATTGTTGACTTCCGTGGGAtgctgaggaagctgcaggagaTGAGGAAGGACACAGAGAGTGAACAAGACAag TTAATTCACAGTCTCAAAAACTTTGAACACATCAAAGTTGACAAGGAGGGAAATGCTACtttcagcctggagatggagctgaaaaacagcaacagcaacgTTTACCTGCTCAAG gacGGCGAGCGGCTCCGGTACGGGACAGGGGACGAGTACAGGAAGCACTGCCTGCGGAGAGTGGGGAGGAGGTACTACTTCACTGTCAATGATGTGCAGCCAGAGGACGCAGGGGTGTACCAGGTCAGGGTGGAGGACGTCCCTGTCTTCTCAACTGAACTGGATGCTCAAG CCATCCCGGCGCGGTTCCGGCAGCCGCTCTCCGACGTGCGCTGTGCCGAGGCCGGGGACGCCGAGTTCCAGTGTGTGCTGTGCATGCCCTGCCACCAACCCCTGTGGCTGCACAAAAGCCACCCTCTCCAGGCCAGTGACAAGCACCAGATCTCTGTGACACCTGATGGCCTGACCCACAAGCTGATTGTCAGGAACGTGGGGCCTTCGGACAGTGGCCTGTACACACTCGACGCGGGACAGGGCTCCTCCAGCGCCTGGCTCCTCGTGGAGT ATGCcaaaggaaagaggagacagGATGAAGGAGAAAAGATTGGAAGGGAGACATCTGAGTGGCTGAAAGAAACAATGGCAGACAATGAAAGGGCGAGGAAGCTTCGTCGCCAAGaacaagctgctgctgaagatcGTCCTTCCTTTTCCACATCCTCTGGTGTGGAGAAAAGTGGCTGGTACAGAACAGGTCAAGGCAGCAGTCAAGGCAGGGGCCAAGGACACTCCATTGATTCTGATGATGGAAGCCAAAGATTTTTGGGAAAAGAAGGGCTACGCAAAACCCATGTGAATGGAGAGATGGGGTCTGGGCAGTTTTCTGGAGCAGGTCTAGATGGAGACTCGGCAGCCAATGACGGCAGCATCTTTGGACTAAAAGGCTTCGGGGGCAGAAGTGGGTTAAAGGCTGTCCATGGCATGGACTCTGTGTCAGGCAGAGCAGGTCCTGGTGGTGCAGTAGGAGGGGCAGGTGAATGGAATTCTGTGGATGGCAGAGGTGAAGGTTTGCTGGGTGCTGCTAACATTGACATGGATGATGGAGAAGGTTTGGGCTCTCAGCATGACAAGGATGGGAATTTAGGTGATGCCAGTTACAgagtgggttttgggggtgctgggaggtTCAGTGGTGGAAGTTTTGTGCCAGATGGGCTTGATCCTGATTCAGCTGGAGTGGGAGCCA GAGGAATGAGTTCCCACCATGGCAAGGATGGGCATGCCACTGTGGGTGATATGAATGGAGCAGGTATAAACAGAGAGGGACAAACAGGGACTCCCTATGGCAAGGATGGCCTGACACCTCATGCCAGTGGTCAGTTAGGGCAGACAGGAAGATCTGGCTCATTGTATGGGCCAGGAGGTCTTCCAGGTGGAGATGGGGCTACATCTGGTACAGGTGGCAATTCCATAGGAGAAATGGAGGCTTTGTATGGTCCaggtggtcaggcactgggactggctggtggtgctggtggagctggtgCAGGGGGATTTGGGTCTCCCTATGGAAAGGATGGTCTCCCagctgggggtggttttggTGGTGTTGGTGCAGGGGGACTTGGAGCTCCCTATGGGAAAGATGGTCTTCCAATTGGAACAGGTGCTGGTGGGGCTGGTGGTGCAGGGGAACATGGATATCTCTATGGAAAGGATGGtctcccagctggggctggtggagcTGGTGCAGGATTTGGAGAGGCTTTGTATGGTCCAGATGGTCGGCCACTTGGAGCAGGTGTTGTTGGTGCTGGTTCTGCAAGTGGCAGGGGAATTGGAGCTCCCTATGGAAAGGATGgtctcccagctggagcaggtgctgGTGTTGGTGGTGCAGGGGGAGTTGGGGGTTCCCATGGAAAGGATGGTCTCCCAGTTGGAGTAGGTGCTGGTAGGGCTGGTGGTGAAGGGGGAGCTGGAGTTCCCTATGGAAAGGATGGTCTGCCAATTGGAGCAGGTGTTGATGGTGGTGTTGGTGCAGGGGGACTTGGATCTCCCTATGGAAAGGATGgtctcccagctggagctggtttTGGTGTTGGTGGTGCAGGGAGACCTGGAGCTCCCTATGGAAAGGATGgtctcccagctggagcaggtgctggtggtgcaggaggatttggggaggcTTTGTATGATGGTCGGCCACTTGGAGCTGGTGTTGGTGCTGGTGGGGGTGGTTCTGGTGCAGGGGGATTTGGATCTCCCTATGGAAAGGATGgtctcccagctggagctggtggagctggtcTAGGAGGACTTGGAGAGACTTTGTATGGTCCAGATGGTCGGCCACTTGGAGCAGGTATTGGTGGGTCTGGTGGTACAGGGGGACTTGGATCTCCCTATGGAAAAGAAGgcctcccagctggagctggtggagctggtgcAGGAGAATCTGGAGAGGCTTTGTATGGTCCAGATGGTCGGCCACTTGGAGCAGGTGTTGTTGGTGCTGGTTCTGCAAGTGGCAGGGGAATTGGAGCTCCCTATGGAAAGGATGgtgtcccagctggagcaggtgctgGTGTTGGTGGTGCAGGGGGAGTTGGGGGTTCCCATGGAAAGGATGGTCTCCCAGTTGGAGTAGGTGCTGGTAGGGCTGGTGGTGAAGGGGGAGCTGGAGTTCCCTATGGAAAGGATGGTCTGCCAATTGGAGCAGGTGTTGATGGTGGTGTTGGTGCAGGGGGACTTGGATCTCCCTATGGAAAGGATGgtctcccagctggagctggtttTGGTGTTGGTGGTGCAGGGAGACCTGGAGCTCCCTATGGAAAGGATGgtctcccagctggagcagatgCTGGTGTTAGTGGTGCAGGGGGAGTTGGGGGTTCCTATGGGATGGATGGTGTCCCAGTTGGAGCAGGTGCTGGTGGGGCTGGTGCAGGGGCATTTGGGTCTCCCTATGGAAAGGATGgtctcccagctggagctggtgttAGTGGTGCAGGAGAGGCTTTGTATGGTCCAGATGGTCAGCCACTTGGAACAGGTGTTGGTGGTGCTGATTCTGTGAGTGCCAGAGGAACTGGAGCTCCCTATGGAAGGAATGgtgtcccagctggagcaggtgtTGGTGATGCAGGGGGAGTTGGAGGTCCCTATAGAAAGGATGGTGTCCCAGTTGGAGCTGGTGTTGGTGGTGCAGAGGGAGTAGAGGGTCCCTATGGAAAGGATGgtctcccagctggagcaggtacTGGTGTTGGTGGTGCAGTGGGAGTTGGGGGTCCCTATGGAAAGGATGGTGTCCCAGTTGGTGCAGGTGTTGGTGGTGCAGGGGGAGTTGGGGGTCCCTATGGAAAGGATGgtctcccagctggagcaggtgctgGTGTTGGTGGTGCAGTGGGAGTTGGGGGTCCCTATGGAAAGGATGGTGTCCCAGTTGGTGCAGGTGTTGGTGGTGCAGGGGGAGTTGGGGGTCCCTATGGAAAGGATGgtgtcccagctggagcaggtgctgGTGTTGGTGGTGCAGGGGGAGTTGGGGGTCCCTATGGAAAGGATGgtgtcccagctggagcaggtgtTGGTGGTGCAGGGGGAGTTGGGGGTCCCTATGGAAAGGATGgtctcccagctggagcaggtgctgGTGTTGGTGGTGCAGTGGGAGTTGGGGGTCCCTATGGAAAGGATGGTCTCCTAGCtggggcagtggcaggagctgctcattTTTCTCTTGGAGGTGAGGAAGCAATGGGATCTGGCCATGGCACGGATGCCGCactgagcagagctctgggatatgcaggtggagcaggaggagagggcttttccagggaAGGCTCTGCACTGTGGGGTGCAGGGTCTCCTTATTGTGAGGACAGAGGGTCAGCTGTAGCCACAGCTGGTGCAGGTGGAGTTGGGAGGTTGGGAGGGGATGAATGGGATTCAGTCCATGGTAAAGGaggtgtgggagctgctggtggacCAGGTGGTGAATATGGGCTGGACGCACATCTTGGCAGATCTTCGAGAGGTGAAACTGGAAAGGGCACTGCCAGTGATGTCAGAGGGCCAGGGAACAAAGGTTCAGCTGGTGACAGAGGGTCCCTGCCTGGTCCAGGAGGAGCCAGGGGAGAGGGCAGAGATTTCAGACAGTTGGGCTCTCTCTATGGTACGAATTCTGCCTTTGGAGAGGCAGGGAGTAAATCCCATGACAGATCTGTTGATGGGAGTAGTTCAGGAGGGTTTGGTCAAGGTCCACTGAGTTATGGCCAGATGTCAGGTCCTTTTGGTGGACCTCCTTCAGCAAACCAGAGAAACCAGGAACCTGACGTGGATCTTAAAGCAAATGATTCCCTGAACACAGAAAGCACAGCACAAAAGAGACGGAGTGTCCTGGATGATCTCAAAG TCCCACGCTGTTACCTCAACAAGCAGCTGGCGACCGTGCGAGTGCTGAAGGGGGACCCAGCTGAGCTGTCCTGCACTGTCAGCAAGGACAATGTGACAGGAACCTGGTTTAAGGATGGCCTAAAG TTAACAAGCATGGATGGAGTTGTCTTTGAAAAGAAAGGCCTTGTCCACAAACTGATCATTAACAAGGCTGAAGATATTCATGCTGGGAAATACAGGTTTGAAGGTGGAGATGTAAAAACTGAAGCTTCAATTTTTGTTGAAG ATCCTCCCCAGGTGGACAAAGTTCTCCTCAAGAACTTGaccagtgtccccacagtggccaaggctggggagggggtgaaGCTGCGGATCCCATTCAAGGGTCGGGGGCCCATCAGGGCGGCGTGGCTGAAGgacaggatggagctgggggaTGACACCAGGATCCGTGTGGACAAGACAGACACCTGCACCATGCTGTCCATTTCCAGCTGCGACAGGAGGGACTGTGGGGATTACAAAGTCAGGCTCAAGAACGACAGTGGTGTCCTGGAGATCAACCTAAAGCTCATGGTGATAG ACAAGCCACAGCCTCCAGCAGGACCCATCAAAATTGTAGAAAGCTCCGCCAACAACATCACAATCCAGTGGAAGCCCCCAAAGGATGATGGGGGCAAACCAATACAAAGGTACCTCGTGGAGAGGCAGCAGGTGGGCAGGAACGACTGGGAGACACTGGGAGAaacccccaggagctgcaccaGCTTCACCATGAGCAAAGTGGAGGAAGAGATGAGCTACTACTTCAGGGTGAGAGCCATGAATGCCGAGGGAGTGAGCGATGCGCTGGAGTCAGGGGAAGTGAAGGCTGCTGGTAAAG CTTCCCCTGGTGCCCCCGATCCTCCTGAGATCATCAGTGCCAGCAGAGACACCATCACCATATCCTGGAAAGCTCCTTGTAAAACTGGCACTTCCCAAATTATGGGATACATTGTTCAGAAACGCAAGAAGGGCACTGTGACCTGGCTGCCAGTCACCAATGTGCCTGTCAAAG aCAAGAAACTGAAGGTGACCAGCCTCAAGAAGGGTGTGCAGTATGAGTTCCGTGTGGCAGCTGTCaatgctgctggcacaggacagCCCAGTGACCCCTCAGAGCCTGCCTTTGCCCGGGACCCCACCA AATCTCCAGGCCAAGTGCAAGACCTTAAAgtgagcagcagtgacagcaccaGCGTCACCTTGACGTGGAACAAACCTGAAGTACAAGACGGGAATGATGTAAAAGGCTATGAGGTGGAGATGAGGCCCTGTAACAGCCTCAGCTGGACCAAGTGCTTCACCCTCCCTGCAGAGAGCACCTCGTGCAGGGTGCAGGGCCTGCAGGCCCGGGAGAAGCTGTTCTTGCGCGTCAGGGCCCTCGGCGACGGCGGCCCCGGGGAGGCCTCGGAGCTCGAGGcgtgtgctggagctgctgctgccctgg TCTCTCCCAGGTTACTGATAGATGACACAGTGAAAAGCTTCCTGGTTATAAAAGCAGGGAATCCCATCAGGGTGAAGATTCCCTTTGAG GGATCTCCCGAGCCGCTGGTGACCTGGTTAAAGGATGGGCTCCCCCTTCCCAGCCGGGCTGCTGTGAGCACCGAGGATGGGagcagccagctgctgctcagggcagccGAGCTCAGTGACAGCGGCACCTACACTGTGGAGCttggggatgggctggggaaaagggaaaccTTCAGCTTCCAGGTTCAAATTACAG ATATCCCTCAGCCCCCTGGAGCCATCCAGCTGGAGGAGAACGTGCCCAACACGGTGACAGTGACCTGGGTCCCCTCAGCATCTGAGCAGTGGGAGAAGAACCTGTATTACACTGTCCTGAAACGGGAATCCCAGAAGGGCCTGTGGCATGTGCTGGGGGATCTGATCTACAACAACAAGTTCACCTTCACCAGGGTGGTCCCAGGCAGAGATTATTACTTCAGGGTTGTGGCAAAAAATGACCTGGGAGCCAGTGATCCATCAGAGACTGTGCAGCCCTGGaggatctggaaaaaaaaag ctgaatttcgagtgaaagcacagaaatacagaGCAGTCAACCAGAACCAGCACCCGAGGTTCCTGGTGCCACTTAAGTCACACGTGGTGGTGACAGGCAGCGAGTGTCACATGAGCTGTGCTGTTGGAGGCCATCCTCCACCAAAAATCACATGGTACAAGGACAGCAGAGACCTCTCCAGAGATCCCAACTACTTCTGCACCAACGACTTTGGAGTGTGCTccctggtggtgctgggggtCACCAAGCACGATGAGGGGGAGTACATGGTGGAAGCCAGCAATGAAGTGGGCCGTGCCTTCAGCAAAGCCTTCCTCGCCATCAAAG ACTCCTCCCTGTAG